Proteins from a genomic interval of Plasmodium reichenowi strain SY57 chromosome 11, whole genome shotgun sequence:
- a CDS encoding CPW-WPC family protein — protein MNKCISFIFVLFINKIVGVKIHLYRKYPNVENGVYQIDNRGRPIKIVDVNYNHQWEIPENGNINSYSVVKKNGRVKKFSEGTNLIYGTTKRKLINDIKEVDEQSEEEIKNIILKNKKLNIIKNVSDVSKKEKNIKELKQKKKEKPPIAMYIAADDIPDDKKKKQEEDDINVANELGVAIKENLESHYEITKEPSALSTDLLNMKIPTTLEKLLMDDIDEIKWISKKPVNDKICMRDYSKQCPSMWEPITETQCSAPKDYSGPCAHIMILEPMNAKEKNSIARDCKVNWLCINESCGNGERDYSRECPENWIYNGTCEAPENYSGGCNRSMDFDTFTQNDKEQFSSTCKVVWPCKEESCERDYSITCPKGWSYNVKDDMCMGSNELSGLISKEEIEAISHMSYHQRIAFSTKYGIPWPCKNKCTFGYDIYACPRGWLNLMNSGACKAPDDYIAPNNCPRITHFDYMDINEKEKFSKICNVKWLCVENSQRDYSKCPIYFEYIKEGNHKGMCKPDEKYKGPCKESQDILTLNLEQKYNFEETCEAQFPNLQIKDIPQSEQDSISPSTMEKLLNGTDLTNKSVTLE, from the exons atgaataagtgtatatcttttatttttgtcttatttataaataaaattgtGGGTGTAAAAATACATTTGTATAGAAAATATCCCAATGTGGAAAATGGTGTATATCAAATAGATAATAGAGGGAGACCCATCAAAATCGTTGATGTAAATTATAATCATCAATGGGAAATTCCAGAAAATGgtaatataaattcatatagtgtggttaaaaaaaatggaagaGTAAAAAAATTCAGTGAAGGCACAAATCTTATATATGGTACAACAAAAAGgaaattaataaatgatattaaAGAAGTAGATGAACAAAGCgaagaagaaataaaaaacattattttgaaaaataaaaaattaaatattattaaaaatgtttcCGATGTGTctaaaaaggaaaagaatataaaagaattgaaacagaaaaagaaagaaaagCCTCCGATTGCTATGTATATAGCTGCAGATGATATTCCAGAtgataaaaagaaaaagcAAGAAGAAGA TGATATAAATGTTGCAAATGAATTAGGAg TTGCCATAAAGGAAAATTTAGAAAg CCATTATGAAATAACTAAAGAACCTTCTGCTTTAAGTACCGATTTGTTGAATATGAAAATACCAACTACtttagaaaaattattaatgGATGATATAGATGAAATAAAATGGATATCAAAAAAACCAGTTAACgataaaatatgtatgcGAGATTATTCTAAACAGTGTCCTTCGATGTGGGAACCAATCACAGAAACTCAATGTTCAGCTCCAAA GGATTATTCTGGACCGTGTGCTCATATCATGATTTTAGAACCTATGAATgcaaaagaaaaaaactCAATAGCAAGAGATTGCAAAG tCAATTGGTTATGTATTAACGAATCCTGTGGAAATGGAGAAAGAGATTACTCAAGGGAATGTCCAGAAAATTGGATTTACAATGGAACGTGTGAAGCTCCAga aAATTATTCTGGAGGATGTAATAGATCAATG GATTTCGATACTTTTACACAAAATGATAAGGAGCAATTTTCTTCAA cTTGTAAAGTG GTTTGGCCTTGTAAAGAAGAATCATGTG aaCGAGATTATTCCATAACATGTCCTAAAG GTTGGTCTTATAATGTAAAGGATGATATGTGTATGGGAAGTAATGAATTGAGCGGCTTAATTTCAAAGGAAGAAATTGAGGCAATAAGTCATATGTCTTATCat CAAAGAATAGCGTTTTCCACAAAATACGGAATTCCTTGGCCATgcaaaaataaatgtacTTTTGGCTATGATATCTATGCTTGTCCTCGAGGATGGTTGAATTTAATGAATTCAGGTGCTTGTAAAGCTCCAGATGATTACATTGCTCCAAATAATTGTCCACGTATAACTCATTTTGACTATATggatataaatgaaaaagagAAATTTAGTAAAATATGTAATGTTAAATGGTTATGTGTGGAAAATTCTCAAAGAGACTATTCCAAATGTccaatatattttgaatatattaaagaagGGAATCATAAAGGTATGTGTAAGCCagatgaaaaatataaaggaCCTTGCAAAGAATCTCAAGACATTTTAACTTTAAACCTtgaacaaaaatataacttTGAAGAAACGTGTGAAGCACAATTTCCAAACTTACAGATTAAAGATATTCCTCAATCAGAACAGGATTCTATTTCTCCAAGTACGAtggaaaaattattaaatggTACTGATTTAACTAATAAAAGTGTTACTTTAGAGTAA